Proteins from a single region of Aythya fuligula isolate bAytFul2 chromosome 3, bAytFul2.pri, whole genome shotgun sequence:
- the RNF144A gene encoding LOW QUALITY PROTEIN: E3 ubiquitin-protein ligase RNF144A (The sequence of the model RefSeq protein was modified relative to this genomic sequence to represent the inferred CDS: inserted 1 base in 1 codon), whose product MVASEIMQRYKKLQFEREVLLDPCRTWCPSSTCQAVCQLQESSXQDPQLVQCKACDIEFCSACKSNWHPGQGCQENMPISFFQEKQVQFFKMEEDDAPIKRCPKCKVYIERDEGCAQMMCKNCKHAFCWYCLESLDDDFLLIHYDKGPCRNKLGHSRASVIWHRTQVVGIFAGFGLLLLVASPFLLLATPFVLCCKCKCNKGDDDPLPT is encoded by the exons ATGGTTGCCTCAGAAATAATGCAGAGGTATAAGAAGCTACAGTTTGAAAGAG AAGTGCTTTTGGATCCATGTCGGACTTGGTGTCCATCCTCTACTTGCCAGGCAGTTTGCCAGCTCCAGGAATCAA CACAGGACCCCCAGCTGGTCCAGTGCAAAGCCTGCGACATTGAGTTCTGCTCTGCTTGCAAATCTAATTGGCATCCAGGTCAAGGCTGTCAGGAGAACATGCCAATCTCTTTCTTCCAGGAGAAACAAG TTCagttttttaaaatggaagaagatGATGCTCCAATCAAGCGCTGTCCAAAGTGTAAAGTTTACATTGAACGAGATGAAGGTTGTGCCCAAATGATGTGTAAGAACTGCAAGCATGCCTTTTGCTGGTACTGTCTGGAATCTCTCGAT GATGACTTTCTCCTCATACATTATGACAAAGGACCTTGTCGAAATAAGCTGGGACACTCCAGGGCATCTGTTATCTGGCACAGAACACAG gtGGTTGGAATTTTTGCAGGATTTGGTCTTCTGCTTTTGGTGGCCTCCCCTTTCCTTCTACTTGCTACACCATTTGTTCTGTGCTGCAAGTGCAAATGTAATAAAGGAGATGATGACCCTCTACCTACCTAG